The following proteins are encoded in a genomic region of Nomascus leucogenys isolate Asia chromosome 17, Asia_NLE_v1, whole genome shotgun sequence:
- the NPC1L1 gene encoding NPC1-like intracellular cholesterol transporter 1 isoform X3: MAEAGLKGWLLWALLLRLAQSEPYTPIHQPGYCAFYDECGKNPELSGGLMTLSNVSCLSNTPARKITGDHLILLQKICPRLYTGPNTQACCSAKQLVSLEASMSITKALLTRCPACSDNFVNLHCHNTCSPNQSLFINVTRVAQLGAGQLPAVVAYEAFYQHSFAEQSYDSCSRVRIPAAATLAVGTMCGVYGSALCNAQRWLNFQGDTGNGLAPLDITFHLLEPGQAVGSGIQPLNEGVARCNESQGDDVVACSCQDCAASCPAIARPQALDSTFYLGRMPGRLVLIIILCSVFAVVTILLLGLRVAPARDKSKMVDAKKSTSLSDKLSFSTHTLLGQFFQGWGTWVASWPLTILVLSVIPVVALAAGLVFTELTTDPVELWSAPSSQARSEKAFHDQHFGPFFRTNQVILTAPNRSSYRYDSLLLGPKNFSGILDLDLLLELLELQERLRHLQVWLPEAQRNISLRDICYAPLNPDNTSLYDCCINSLLQYFQNNRTLLLLTANQTLMGQTSQVDWKDHFLYCANAPLTFKDGTALALSCMADYGAPVFPFLAIGGYKGKDYSEAEALIMTFSLNNYPAGDPRLAQAKLWEEAFLEEMRAFQRQTAGMFQVTFMAERSLEDEINRTTAEDLPIFATSYIVIFLYISLALGSYSSWSRVMVDSKATLGLGGVAVVLGAVMAAMGFFSYLGIRSSLVILQVVPFLVLSVGADNIFIFVLEYQGP, encoded by the exons ATGGCAGAGGCCGGCCTGAAGGGCTGGCTGCTGTGGGCCCTGCTCCTGCGTTTG GCCCAGAGCGAGCCTTACACACCCATCCACCAGCCTGGCTACTGTGCCTTCTATGACGAATGTGGGAAGAACCCAGAGCTGTCTGGAGGCCTCATGACACTCTCCAATGTGTCCTGCCTGTCCAACACGCCGGCCCGCAAGATCACAGGTGATCACCTGATCCTATTACAGAAGATCTGCCCCCGCCTCTACACCGGCCCCAACACCCAAGCCTGCTGCTCCGCCAAGCAGCTGGTATCACTGGAAGCAAGTATGTCGATCACCAAGGCCCTCCTCACCCGCTGCCCAGCCTGCTCTGACAATTTCGTGAACCTGCACTGCCACAACACGTGCAGCCCCAACCAGAGCCTCTTCATCAACGTGACCCGTGTGGCCCAGCTAGGGGCTGGACAactcccagctgtggtggcctaTGAGGCCTTCTACCAGCATAGCTTTGCCGAGCAGAGCTATGACTCCTGCAGCCGTGTGCGCATCCCTGCAGCCGCCACGCTGGCTGTGGGCACCATGTGTGGCGTGTATGGCTCTGCCCTTTGCAATGCCCAGCGCTGGCTCAACTTCCAGGGAGACACAGGCAATGGTCTGGCCCCACTGGACATCACCTTCCACCTCTTGGAGCCCGGCCAGGCCGTGGGGAGTGGGATTCAGCCTCTGAATGAGGGGGTTGCACGTTGCAATGAGTCCCAAGGTGACGACGTGGTGGCCTGCTCCTGCCAGGACTGTGCTGCATCCTGCCCTGCCATAGCCCGCCCCCAGGCCCTGGACTCCACCTTCTACCTGGGCCGGATGCCGGGCAGGCTGGTCCTCATCATTATCCTCTGCTCTGTCTTCGCTGTGGTCACCATCCTGCTCTTGGGACTCCGTGTGGCCCCTGCCAGGGACAAAAGCAAGATGGTGGATGCCAAGAAGAGCACCAGCCTCTCTGACAAGCTCAGCTTCTCCACCCACACCCTCCTTGGCCAGTTCTTCCAGGGCTGGGGCACGTGGGTGGCTTCGTGGCCTCTGACCATCCTGGTGCTATCTGTCATCCCGGTGGTGGCCTTGGCAGCGGGCCTGGTCTTTACAGAACTCACTACGGACCCCGTGGAGCTGTGGTCGGCCCCCAGTAGCCAAGCCCGGAGTGAGAAGGCTTTCCATGACCAGCATTTCGGCCCCTTCTTCCGAACCAACCAGGTGATCCTGACGGCTCCTAACCGGTCCAGCTACAGGTATGACTCTCTGCTGCTGGGGCCCAAGAACTTCAGCGGGATCCTGGACCTGGACTTGCTGCTGGAGCTGCTGGAGCTGCAGGAGAGGCTGCGGCACCTCCAGGTATGGTTGCCCGAAGCACAGCGCAACATCTCCCTGCGGGACATCTGCTACGCCCCCCTCAATCCGGACAATACCAGTCTCTATGACTGCTGCATCAATAGCCTCCTGCAGTATTTCCAAAACAACCGCACGCTCCTGCTGCTCACGGCCAACCAGACACTGATGGGGCAGACCTCCCAAGTCGACTGGAAGGACCATTTTCTGTACTGTGCCAA TGCCCCACTCACCTTCAAGGACGGCACAGCCCTGGCCCTGAGCTGCATGGCTGACTATGGGGCCCCTGTCTTCCCCTTCCTTGCCATTGGGGGGTACAAAG GGAAGGACTATTCTGAGGCGGAGGCCCTGATCATGACATTCTCCCTCAACAATTACCCTGCTGGGGACCCCCGTCTGGCCCAGGCCAAGCTGTGGGAGGAGGCCTTCTTAGAGGAAATGCGAGCCTTCCAGCGTCAGACGGCTGGCATGTTCCAGGTCACGTTCATGGCTGAG CGCTCTCTGGAAGACGAGATCAATCGCACCACAGCTGAAGACCTGCCCATCTTTGCCACCAGCTACATTGTCATATTCCTGTACATCTCTCTGGCCCTGGGCAGCTATTCCAGCTGGAGCCGAGTGATG GTGGACTCCAAGGCCACGCTGGGCCTCGGCGGGGTGGCCGTGGTCCTGGGAGCAGTCATGGCTGCCATGGGCTTCTTCTCCTACCTGGGTATCCGCTCCTCCCTGGTCATCCTACAAGTGGTGCCTTTTCTGGTGCTGTCCGTGGGGGCTGATAACATCTTCATCTTTGTTCTCGAGTACCAG GGGCCCTGA